CGGTTTGATTAGGCGCCGTTAAAGCGGCGGCTGGTCACATTTCGACAGTTTTCATGGACTGACCTGAATGACCCGGCGGTTGTTCGGCGGTGTGCGTGCGCGCAGTTAGCGGGTATTCCATGCGAATAATTACAACTAACCTTTGATTTGAACAGGGTTTGGTTTGTTGCGGTTGACGCGAATCGAGTCCTGTTCTACTAAATGAACAAGTGTTCAGATAATGTGAGATTATCCCTGGGAGGGAGCCCGCAATGTTCAATGCAAGTATGCAATTCGATCTAGGTGACGACGTGAATGCCCTGCGCGATATGGTGCATCGCTGGGCGCAGGATCGGGTCAAGCCGATGGCGCAGCAAATTGATCAGAGCAACGTGTTTCCCACCGAGCTCTGGAAGGAAATGGGTGATCTGGGATTGCTGGGGGTCACGGTCCCCGAGGTGTTTGGCGGCGCGGGCATGTCCTATCTGGCGCATACCATCGCGGTGGAGGAGGTGGCCCGGGCCAGTGCCTCGGTGGCGCTGTCTTACGGGGCGCATTCAAACCTGTGCGTCAACCAGATCAAACTGAACGGAAGCGATGCGCAGCGGGCAAAATACCTGCCGGGACTGGTGTCTGGCGACCATGTTGGCGCCTTGGCCATGTCCGAAGCCGGGGCCGGGTCTGATGTGGTGTCGATGACCTTGCGGGCGGAAAAGCGGAACGATCATTATCGGCTGAACGGCAACAAATACTGGATCACCAATGGCCCAGACGCTGACACGCTGGTGGTCTATGCCAAGACCGATCCAGACGCGGGCTCAAAAGGCATCACCGCCTTTATCGTTGAAAAAGAAATGGCAGGATTTTCGACCTCGCCGCATTTTGACAAGCTGGGCATGCGCGGGTCAAACACCGCCGAGCTGATCTTTGATGACGTCCAAGTGCCATTTGAGAACGTGTTGGGCGAAGAGGGGCGCGGAGTTGCTGTGCTGATGTCGGGACTGGATTATGAACGCGTGGTATTGGCCGGTATTGGCACTGGTATCATCGCCTCCTGTATGGACGAAATGATGCCCTATCTGGCCGAGCGTAAACAGTTTGGTAAGCCTATCGGTTC
This portion of the Parasedimentitalea marina genome encodes:
- a CDS encoding isovaleryl-CoA dehydrogenase translates to MFNASMQFDLGDDVNALRDMVHRWAQDRVKPMAQQIDQSNVFPTELWKEMGDLGLLGVTVPEVFGGAGMSYLAHTIAVEEVARASASVALSYGAHSNLCVNQIKLNGSDAQRAKYLPGLVSGDHVGALAMSEAGAGSDVVSMTLRAEKRNDHYRLNGNKYWITNGPDADTLVVYAKTDPDAGSKGITAFIVEKEMAGFSTSPHFDKLGMRGSNTAELIFDDVQVPFENVLGEEGRGVAVLMSGLDYERVVLAGIGTGIIASCMDEMMPYLAERKQFGKPIGSFQLMQGKIADMYTAMNSARAYVYEVAKACDRGTVTRQDAAACCLYASEQAMVQAHQAVQALGGAGYLSDNPVGRIFRDAKLMEIGAGTSEIRRMLIGRELMGAMS